The following DNA comes from Streptomyces globosus.
GTTCACCACCCGGATGTAGGCGTGGCGCACCTGACCGAAGTTGTGGGCGCGGGCGGCGGCGTCGTGGATGGAGACCGGAAAGACGATCTTCGCCACGTCGGCGGGTACGGTGGCGAGGTTCACCTTGATGACCTCGTCGTCGCCGGCGCCTTCACCGGTGAGGTTGTCGCCGGTGTGCTCGACCGAACCGTCCGGGCTGGTGAGGTTGTTGTAGAAGACGAAGGACGCGTTGGAGGCGACCTTGCCGCTCTCGCCGCACAGCAGCGCGCTCGCGTCCAGGTCGTAGTCGGTGCCCGTGGTGGTGCGTACGTCCCAGCCCAGGCCGACCTGGACCGCGGCGAGACCCGGAGCCTCCTTGCTCAGCGAGACGTTGCCGCCCTTGGACAGCGAAACACTCATGATGTTCTCTCCTGACTTGGGACACTCGAAGAAGGACCGCACAGGCCCTGGTTGTTCTGTCCCGGGAGGTTGCCGACGGCCGTGGCCAGAACAGTGATCAGTACGGCGACGACCGCTGCGACGGCACCGGCGAGCAGGGTCCGGCTGGTGGCCGACACGGGGTTGCTCCTTGCTTCTGCTCCCGGCCGACGCACGGCCACGGCGAGCGGACACGGGATCGTCCGTCCGTCGGACAGGGCCGACGCTCACGGCCTCCCGGCTCGCGTATCCCCAACCTCGTCGATGCTTCGGCCCGGCGGTATCCGACGGGTGACCGGTCGCCCCCCGCCATGCGGCGGGAGAACCATCCGCCGCTCCGGCACCCCCGCCACCTGGCGGGGTACGTGTGGCCGGTTGCCGGGTGGTGAATCCTCCGGATCCTCACGAATGTCGTGGACGTGACCGCATCAACGACTCCGCCGACCACCGCCGTGAAGCCTCGCCCGACCGTGGTGACACCACGGTGCCGTCGCGCGGCGGCCACAGCCTGCGTCTGGTACCTGCGTGTCATGGCTCTGCTCAATGTGCTGGCGGTGCTGTCCGCTCCCCTGCGCGACCGGGTGCGGGAACACAACGAGGGCGAGCACTTCACCCCGTACCTGCTCACCGCCGGCCTGGTGTCCGCGATCCTCGCCCTGTGCCTGGCCGTCACCATGCGCAGGCGCAAGCGCGCGGCGTGGATTCTCAACACGGTCCTCGCCGCGCTGACCCTGTCGGTCATGATCCTCTGGCTGCTCGTGCCCGGCGAGGAACCCGGCTTCCGCCACCACTGGATCAACTGGGCCTCCGCCGCGCTCACCGCCCTCTTCCTGCTGGCCCTGCTTGTGGCGCGTACGGAGTTCACGTCGAAGGGCGACCGCTCCAACCCGCGGACCGCGCTCGGGACCCTGGCCGGCGGTGTGCTCCTCGGCGGCGCGCTGGGGGTGGCGCTGGTGCAGGCGACCGGCACCGGTGCCGGAGCGGGCTTGTCCGACCGCCTCGGCTACGTCCTGTCCCGCTTTGTCACGCTGGACCCCTCCGAGAGGGCCGCCCGCCTAGTCCAGGTGCCCGGCTGGGTCGACGGAACGCTCAACGTGACAGCGGCACTCGTGTTCCTGAGCGTGCTGTACGTGGCGTTCCGCAGCCCCCGGGGGGTGGTGCTGACCGAGGACGACGAGGCCCGGCTGCGCACCCTCCTCGACCGGCACGGCGAGCGCGACTCCCTGGGCTATTTCGCCCTGCGCCGCGACAAGGCGGCCGTCTTCTCCCCGAGCGGCAAGGCGGCCGTGACCTACCGCGTGGTCAACGGCGTCTCCCTGGCCTCCGGCGACCCCGTCGGAGACCCCGAGGCGTGGCCCGGCGCCATCGACGCCTGGCTCGCCGAGGCACGGGCGCACGCCTGGGTCCCGGCCGTGATGGGGGCGTCCGAGGAAGCGGGAGTGATCTACGGACGACACGGTCTGAGCGCCCTCGAACTGGGCGACGAAGCCGTCGTGGAGGTCGCGGACTTCACCCTGGAGGGACGCGCGATGCGCGGCGTCCGGCAGGCGCACAACCGGGTCCGGCGCGCCGGCTACAGCGTGCGGGTGCGCCGCCACGGGGACATACCGGAGCCGGAGATGGCCCGCCTGGTGGCCGATGCCGACCGCTGGCGCGACGGGGCGACCGAACGCGGCTTCTCGATGGCGCTCGGCAGGCTCGGATCGCCGGACGACGGACGCTGCGTGATGGTCGAGTGCCACGACGCCCACGGCGAACTGCGCGCGCTGCTCAGCTTCGTTCCCTGGGGGGACAAGGGGCTCTCGCTCGACCTGATGCGCCGGGACCGCGACAGCGACAACGGCCTGGTGGAGTTCATGGTGATCGAGCTGCTGCGGCAGGCGGACGACGTGGGACTGGCCCGGGTCTCGCTGAACTTCGCGATGTTCCGGTCGGTCTTCGAACGCGGAGACCGCCTGGGCGCCGGACCCGTCCTGCGGCTGTGGCGCACCGCCCTGGGGTTCCTTTCCCGCTGGTGGCAGATCGAATCGCTGTACCGGGCGAACGCCAAGTACCGGCCGGTCTGGGAACCCCGCTTCGTCCTCTTCCGGAAGAGCGGCGAACTGCCCCGGATCGCCCTGGCCGCCGGCCGCGCGGAGGGCTTCGTCACGACGCCCGGCCTGCCCGCCCTCCTCAGGCGGCAATCGCGCGCCGCCTGACGTGCAGCGCCTCGCATACGAGCTACCCCCTCGCATCCCTCGTCTCCGCGAGGATCCACCCGGGAGTGTCCGGCCCCTGGGTCTCACCGGCTACGAGGTTCCGGCACTCACCGTTCCGGCGGCGGCGGCGCTGTTCGTGGTTCTACTTGATGAGGGCGTTGGCCACGACGACCACGAGTCCGAGCAGCGAGTCCACCGTGCCGATCCGCAGGGCGGAAGCCCAGGTGCGGCCGGCGGCGCGGGCCGCGAGCAGGCCCCAGGCGAACAGCAGGACCACGTTCACGGCGAAGACCACGTACTCGACGCCCTCCGAGGGCCACCATCCCCAGGCCGCCCCGAGCAGCAGGAGCAGCGTCGGCGCCGTCGCCGCCACCAGCGGCCACTCGGACAGCAGCATCCGCACTCCGGCGCGTACGCCGTGGTGGGTCCGGTCGCCGCGCAGGGCGATCAGGTGGGCGTAGCCGTGGGCCAGGGCGGAGGCGACGGCCGTGACCAGGAGCCACTGGGCACTATTCAACCGGTCGTCCGGCGCCGTCTCCCCCTGCTCCGACAGGGCGGCCACCATGGAGCTGGCCAGCACCGCTCCGTACACACCCCCGAACAGCACATGGGGACGCGCGGCGAGGCGGCGCAGGGCACGGAGGGGCTGACGCAGGTTTGAGGCGGGCATGGCGGGACGGTCCTCGAAACGGTACGGACATCGGCTGCGGCCCTCGGACTCGGCGCGGGGCCACTGACCGATCCCACGGTACGAGCACGGCGGCCGCCATCCGCCGAGCCTCGCCCGTCGGCCTGCCGACCGGCCGGAGCGCACCCCCCGAACGGCTGGAGCCGACCCGCCGGGTGTCCACAGCCGGTGGGCGATCACGCCACCGCATACCCTGCCCGGCGTACGGTCGACGTCAGGCGAACCCGTACGAGCGCGCGAAGCCCCGGGCACACGGGTCGCGGAGCAGCGGGACAGAGCAACTGAGCAGAGTGTGAGGCGGGACGCCGGTGATCCGGGTAATGGTGGTGGACGACGAGGCCCTGGTGCGGTCCGGTTTCGAGATGATCCTGAACGCGTCCGACGGGATCGAGGTCGTGGCGACTGCGGAAGGGGCGCAGGCGGCCGACGTGGTCCGGCGCGAGCGGCCGGACGTCGTGCTCCTCGACATCCGCATGCCGGACGTGGACGGCCTGACGGTGCTGCGGCAGCTCCAGGAACTGCCCGACCCCCCGCACATCGCCATGCTGACCACGTTCGACACGGACGAGTACATCCTCACCGCCCTGCGCTCGGGAGCCTCCGGCTTCCTCCTCAAGGACACCGAGCCCGAACAGCTTGCCCAGCTGGTCCGCACCCTGGCCGCGGGCGGCGTCGTCATGTCGCCGAAGGCCTCACGCGCGCTGCTCCGCAGCCACCCCGGGGCCGGAGCACCCCAGGACGCGGACGTCGCACGCGTCGGCCTCCTCAGCGACCGGGAACGCGACGTCCTCGTCCTGATCGCCGAAGGACTCTCCAACGCCGACATCGGCACCCGCATCCACCTCAGCCAGGGCACGGTCAAGGACCACGTCAGCTCGATCCTGACGAAACTGCGGGTCACCAGCCGCGTCCAGGCCGCACTCCTCGCCGAGCGCGCAGGACTGCTCACCCACGACGACACCACGGCACGGGACAACGGACGATGAGCACGGGCCGGGCCCTGGGGCGGCGACTGCCGCCCCGGGCCGTCGACGCAGGGCTCGTGGCACTGGCCGCGCTCGACGCCTGGATCAACCTCCTGGGCGAGGGCACCCCCGTGATGTGGGCCTGCGCCGCCGCAGGCTCCGCCGGCCTGTTCCTGCGCAGGCGCTTCCCCCTGACCGTCTTCCTGCTGACCCTGCCCATGACCCTGTTCATGGACGTGGCGGTCGCCCCGATCGCAGCTCTGTACACACTCGCCGCGTCCACCCGCAACCGCCCCCTGCTCGCCGGCTGCGCCCTGCTGAACGCCGCTGCGGGCACGCTCGCCTGGCCGCTGTCCGACGCGTTCGACGGCGACCGGACCTGGACGCTCGTCCAGTTCGTCTACACGCTGGCCACAGCCTTCGCCCCCGTCCTGTTCGGCCAGCTCGTCCAGGCCAGGCACGACGTAGCCCGCCAGCTCGTTGAGGTCGAGGAGGCCCGGGAACACGAACGGGCCCTGTACGCCCAGACCGTCCTCGCCCGGGAACGCGCCCAACTGGCCCGCGAGATGCACGACGTCGTCTCCCACCAGGTCAGCCTCATCGCCGTACAGGCCGGAGCCCTGCAGATGGCCGCCAAGGACCCCGACGCCCGCGAGGCCGCCCGCACCATCCGCACCCTCAGCGCGAACACCCTCGACGAACTCCGCCACATGGTCACCCTGCTCCGCGCCTCAGGCGGCAAGGCAACCGAACTCACCCCCCAGCCCACCCTCGCCGACCTCCGGCAGCTCATCGCCAACAGCGGCATCGAGACCACCCTGACCGGCGAACTCCCGCCCGGCATCAGCACCACCGCCCAGCGCACCATCTACCGCACGGTCCAGGAAGCCCTCACCAACGTGCGCAAACACGCCCCCGGAGCCCGCGCCGACGTCCACCTGTGGCACGACGCACACCACTACGG
Coding sequences within:
- a CDS encoding TerD family protein — encoded protein: MSVSLSKGGNVSLSKEAPGLAAVQVGLGWDVRTTTGTDYDLDASALLCGESGKVASNASFVFYNNLTSPDGSVEHTGDNLTGEGAGDDEVIKVNLATVPADVAKIVFPVSIHDAAARAHNFGQVRHAYIRVVNQADGVEIARYDLSEDAATETAMVFGELYRSGAEWKFRAVGQGYVSGLVGIAQDFGVSL
- a CDS encoding phosphatidylglycerol lysyltransferase domain-containing protein, with amino-acid sequence MKPRPTVVTPRCRRAAATACVWYLRVMALLNVLAVLSAPLRDRVREHNEGEHFTPYLLTAGLVSAILALCLAVTMRRRKRAAWILNTVLAALTLSVMILWLLVPGEEPGFRHHWINWASAALTALFLLALLVARTEFTSKGDRSNPRTALGTLAGGVLLGGALGVALVQATGTGAGAGLSDRLGYVLSRFVTLDPSERAARLVQVPGWVDGTLNVTAALVFLSVLYVAFRSPRGVVLTEDDEARLRTLLDRHGERDSLGYFALRRDKAAVFSPSGKAAVTYRVVNGVSLASGDPVGDPEAWPGAIDAWLAEARAHAWVPAVMGASEEAGVIYGRHGLSALELGDEAVVEVADFTLEGRAMRGVRQAHNRVRRAGYSVRVRRHGDIPEPEMARLVADADRWRDGATERGFSMALGRLGSPDDGRCVMVECHDAHGELRALLSFVPWGDKGLSLDLMRRDRDSDNGLVEFMVIELLRQADDVGLARVSLNFAMFRSVFERGDRLGAGPVLRLWRTALGFLSRWWQIESLYRANAKYRPVWEPRFVLFRKSGELPRIALAAGRAEGFVTTPGLPALLRRQSRAA
- a CDS encoding response regulator, with amino-acid sequence MVVDDEALVRSGFEMILNASDGIEVVATAEGAQAADVVRRERPDVVLLDIRMPDVDGLTVLRQLQELPDPPHIAMLTTFDTDEYILTALRSGASGFLLKDTEPEQLAQLVRTLAAGGVVMSPKASRALLRSHPGAGAPQDADVARVGLLSDRERDVLVLIAEGLSNADIGTRIHLSQGTVKDHVSSILTKLRVTSRVQAALLAERAGLLTHDDTTARDNGR
- a CDS encoding sensor histidine kinase, producing the protein MSTGRALGRRLPPRAVDAGLVALAALDAWINLLGEGTPVMWACAAAGSAGLFLRRRFPLTVFLLTLPMTLFMDVAVAPIAALYTLAASTRNRPLLAGCALLNAAAGTLAWPLSDAFDGDRTWTLVQFVYTLATAFAPVLFGQLVQARHDVARQLVEVEEAREHERALYAQTVLARERAQLAREMHDVVSHQVSLIAVQAGALQMAAKDPDAREAARTIRTLSANTLDELRHMVTLLRASGGKATELTPQPTLADLRQLIANSGIETTLTGELPPGISTTAQRTIYRTVQEALTNVRKHAPGARADVHLWHDAHHYGVTVTNTAPTRPTVALPSARHGLIGLKERAELLDGTLTAEPTSDGGYKIELRAPARSD